Part of the Cercospora beticola chromosome 5, complete sequence genome is shown below.
CCTCGTGTTGCAGTGTGGTTTCACCGAGCTTGCTCTTcaacatcttcgtcttcgacacGGAGCCACATGCGATTCAAATTGACCCTATCATTGGTCTGCGGTTTAGCTGACTCGGAACAGAGTAAACACGAAAGATCCCTAGAGTTGAGCCTGGCCCTTGAACAGAGAAGCAGAAAACCCAGGGCTTGCACCCACCTGTAATCGTGACCTTTCTTCATCGGATGTTGTTTTTGGTGCTCTGCCATCCGACGGAACTCATCTGTGTTAAGCAAGAGACGAAAAGTCAAACAGACGCTCGACGCAATAGACAATAGTCAAAATTCAATTTCGTGTTCTCGATGCTGATTTCCGTGTCTGTCGTTTTCGTAAACTCTAAATGTATATCACAAGTCCAAGCTTGCAAACACTTCAAGTAAGTCTTTCATGCGCAAAGGCTTAGTCAAAAAGACATCCATGCCACATGCGAACGCTTCGTCTTGTGCATTTGTATCCCCTAAACCAGTGACAGCAATAATGGCAGCTCTCGGTACCTTTGCGGATTGTTCAAAATTGCGTATCGCTCGTGTTGCTTCGAATCCGTCCATGATTGGCATGTTTATGTCCATGAGTATGATTTCGGGCtttctcatcgtcgtcatgtCCCCCTGCGGATCGCTTGCGCTGGTAGAGGTACCTTTCCGCGATTCACCAGGCCCTGTGATTGCGGCGTTGCGATACAAGTCTACGGCCTCCTGACCGTTGTACGCTTTTCTGTAAGCATGACCGCCCTTTTTTGCAAAGGCCTCGAGAATACGGAGGTTGATGGCGTTGTCGTCCACCAGCAAAAGGGAGATGTTAGTCAGCCCGGATGTTGCGACCGGCGCTACATGGTGGTGTGGACGCTGCGGGATGGGAAACGACGCCCTGAGGTTGCCTGTGAGTGCTGTTGTTGACGTTGACGTTGTCGTTGGTTCGCTCCCGCTCCTTGTCAGCTGCGGCCGCTGCGCCAGCATCCGTCCCTGTTCAGGAAATGGTTTGGGATCTGCGGATCCTTGCGGCTCTCCCGCGTTTTCTTGCGCATGGTCTGAGGATAGAGATCCACTGGTGTGCGCGCGTGTACGGCTGTGCTCTGGTAAAGGGTCTATCTGGATGGAGTTAGACCTGGTGCCGCTGTGACCTGAGAACATGGGTTCCTGCTGTGTTCCTGCAGACGACATGACTGCTCGATAATCAGCTGATGTCCATGTTCAATATGAGGTGTAACATATAGGTGTTGGAACCTACTCAAAGTTGAAATGGCGGTACTGAGCTTTGCAGAGCTTATTGGCGGCCAAAGAAAACTCATTTCATCCGGCAGGGCAATCGCAGAACGGCTAGATTGCAGTTGGATAGCAGACGTGCGACTCTTACACATGACGATTGCCGGAGTCTGCAGTCTTGAACCTGATAAGGGATGGGACCGTGAACCGGCACTGTAAGCTGGATATGCAAAGTCCAGTGCTGGCTGCCATACAATGTTGAAAGTCGATCGGTGCCCATGTGCATCTCCGACGGACTGCACGTCCAAGCCAAGTTCGCTGCAATAGTGCCTCAGACTTTGTAAAAATCGAATGTTGGCCTCAGCCTCCGGTGACTGCACGTCTGCATCTGCTCCGCGGGCATCAAACCCTACGAAGTCAACAGTCCAAAAATGGCGAGATAACGGTGGCGAACCTGGTCGTGACTCTGGTAACGGAGTTGGAGTGCAATGCACAAACGGTATAGAGACCGTGACAGTCGTGCCGACACCTGCTTCGCTCTGCACGCGCACTGTACCGTCCATTGACTTCACAATGTTGGCAACCAGATTTAGACCCTGAATGAGGTCAATTTCCCGATTCATTTCACTTTCAGACAAGTACAGGGACTTACAAGCCCTGTGCCAGGTGCAAGACTATCTTCTTGCCTGAATGCCGAGAACAAGTCTCTGTCTTGAAATTCTTGCGACATACCGATGCCGGAATCCTCAACCTGTTGTAAGCACTAAGTCAGCCAGATCTCTAGATCACAAAGCTAGCCACCTACAATAAGCGTGATGTATCGTTTGTGGTCCTCTGCTGCCTCTGATTGGCAATCTTTGCGTAAGGTCACACTGACGTAGCCTTTTGGCGTGTATTTTAGAGCATTAGTCACAAGATTCAAGCAAATCCTCTTCCATTGAGCATTGGGCATGGGGAAAAGCCATTCTGAGCTCTCAGCTGCCTCGATGTTCAAGATCAAGACTGGTGGCCCGTTTCCTACCTGGTCAGTGAGACCGTGATACCCCGTATTCTGATGCTCAAAGCTCAAATAGGCAATGTCGACAGCGTCTTCAGTCAATGTGCTCACCATGACAGTAGGCGCGGTCGCTGAGGTTTTGTCCATTGCCTGAGCATGGGGAGACTTTTTTCGTTTTGCAGTTTTCTGGTTTAAGCCCGAGTACTCAAGCAGGTCATTGATCTGCGCCAGAGGGTTAACAGCCAGGCCGGTGCCACGCTATGCTTCAAGCCTCGTGAGTGAACTTACAATATCTAAAAGGGTAGTGCCACACGAGTTGACGGAGCGAGCCATTTCCAACTTCGTGGGGTCCTCTTCTTGTTCAAGCAAATATTCAGAGCTGCCGAGAATACCATGAAGCGGCGATCTCAGCTCGTGGGAGATTGACGATATGAACTCCTTTTTGGACCGGCCAAGTTCTTGGGCTTCCAGACTTGCGACCTGCGCAAGCACAACATCACAGAATGCTGCCATGTAGCTCAGTTCACTGCTGTACGAGAAAATTCGAGTGGGAGAGTAGCTCAACACCACCGCGGCCCCAAACCAGCGTTCCTCTGCAGGTCTCCAAATGCCAATGATCATGAAACTTCGAACGCCGGGGAAAATTTCTTGAATTATGCGCCCGCTTTTGACTCGAGCGCGTAGCTTTTTGGCAGCACGTTTGCCAGCTGGGGTTTGTCCAGTTCCTATGTCTGACTCGGCAGACTCAGTAGTGCTAGTGATGGAAGAGAGCTCCTCGGAGGAGTAGCCTTCGTCGTCTGAAGCATCACCATCGGCGTTGAAATGCCAGATTTGACCATAGGGATAGCGACGCAGAAGGCCCCTCAAGACTTGGTCTGGAAAGTTGACTTGTGCCCGAGACTTTTCGTCCTTGGTGTTAGCATCGCCGGTATGTGAGAACGCTGCGCCCAACACGGCGCTGTGTGACGGAACAGCCTGCGATGCAAGAGCATTCTGTGACTTTTGGTTACCTTGGTGGGCGGCATCGGCAACATCAGACGTATGAGAGGTATCCGTCTCGGTTCCGTTTCGCGCTAGACCTGGAGCACCACTGATGGACCCTACACGAGAGATGACATCGAGAAAGATTACAGCGTCAGCGGTCAGTGCAGTCTGAAGCAGTCCAGCTGCACGAGCCATTGTCGCCGCTATTCGCGCAGGCAATCCGTTGACCACTAGGGATTTGCCAAAGGTGGCCAATCCGTCGGAGCTGGATTCGTCATTTGGGGGATCCTGCCGTACGACagtctctcctcttcgagatGCACGGGGCCCGTTTTTCGAGGGAGGATCTCCATGTACTCCAGACCGCGCGTCGATTTGTTGGCGGAGATGGGCGTTTGGATGTGATGCAGGATGGCGCGCACCACGGTGCCACCAGTCGGCGGGTTCCGACGTGCCGTCCATAAAGGCACCGAGGGCAGAAGTCATGTTGTGACTGCGTTGGTTGTCTTGTTTCGCTTTCACCTGCCGCTCCTCGTCAGTGGGCGTCCGCTGCTCACACGAAGGGGTGATGGCTATACCAACTCGAGATGTGACATTACCGATGTGGCCATGGAAcggaggaagtcgacctgGGAAGCGTCGAGTCCATCACGCGGTCGATCGTCCAGAACGCAGAGGGCTCCGATATTGATGCCTCGGGCGGTGGTGATGGGCACGCCGGCGTAGAAGCGTGCCTTGGGCCCATTGTGCACGTAGGGCTGGTTGCAGAAGCGCGTGTCCTCGGCCAggttgttgatgatgtggGCAACGGCGGCCGTGCCCGGCTCCTGCGCATTCGAGCCCTGGTTCGACGGCAGGTCGACGGTGACCTCGCACACGGACAAGCCTCGCGGGATCCTGGAGAAGCCCAGCCACAGCGCATCCTCGGGAGCATGCACGGCGTCGTCGGCGAGGGAGAGGGTGCGCGTGGATTCGGCGATGACATAGGCGAATgcagcatcgaagaagaagagcatggaCCGCTTGGCCGCCAGGCGCAAGGCGGCGAGCTGCGTGAAGCTCGTCAGCGTCGTGTCGCACGAGGCGCTGGGGACGTGGTCGGCGGCGGCCTGGGGCTCGTTGAGGTCGCAGAACTGGGGCTGCACTCCGACGTGGGCGAGGACGGAGTCGTAGTAGGTGTAGAACTCGCGCTCGCGGCGAGCCTCGATCCGCTTGCGCTGCTTCGCGGTGCCGCAAGCGGGCGGAGCGGGCATTGCTGCTCCTGCGCGAGGTGAGGTGCGCACCTTCAGTGCCTCATCGTCGCACGGCGGCGTGTGGTGCGGTGCGGCGGGCGGGCGTGGTGAAAAGCCCTAGGGTTTTGCCACCTCGTGGCGCGCTACGACACGCTGGCACGCTGCTGCACTCGCATCCAGATCCCGCTCCCGCCCTTTGCACTCCGCCCTCCGCCCTCCGCCCTCCGCCCTGGCCACTGACGACCGCCCCTCCTTGGCATCATCACATCGCTGCACCATCCCACAACTTCCCAGCTCCCCGCCCCCGCCCCGTCCTGCTCACGCTGGCCCCGCTCACGACAGTCCGAGTTTCCTGTGCCTGCAAATGTGCATGTGCATGTGCATGTGGCGCCGCCTGTGGAGAAGACCCTGACGCCTGGACCGGCGCCGATGTCGATGAAAGTCGTGGGACGCCAAGACTTGTCTGCAGGCCATACAAGAGCCTGCTCCCACCAAGCAACGCATCTGCAGTCTACCCACTGGGCCTGCCAACGTCCAGCACGCGCACGGCGTCGCTACGAGCAATCGCCCGTGACTGCGCTGGTCAACTTGAGCTGCTAGGTCAAACGAACATGACCAAATGGCAGCTCGCCTGGACTCGGCAAGAGTCGTGCTTGCCCAGCCGACCACAGCACAGCCTCGCCACACGGCTCCACTCAGCGATCATATTCCACGATTGCTCATTGCTGTGTCCGTGGCCCTGCAGCAACTTGTCAGCGCTTGAGCCGGAGTGAAATGCCACCGACATCTTTTGCACTCGTCCTGGCGTGGGAAAGGCGCTGTCTGTGCTTGTGTCGTCGTTGAAAAAAGAAAGTGACGCGTCTCTCTCGGCCGTCAGAGCTACGCATCGATGCATGTTGCGCAACACTGGCGCCAGAGTTGCCATCGTCATTCATGCACCAGCTCTTTTCCTTTGGGGAGATTACTTGTGCGGGGACCAAGCAAAGCCAAGCACTGACAAGCTTTATCCCTCGATCTTGCACTCCTCGGCAGGATCGGCCCGCTAAGATCCAAACCAAGTCAGTGGTAGTGGGAGCATCGTCCTGAAAACAACGCACACGGACCAATAAAAGACTGACCACGCGTCCTGGCGTGTCAGACTTTCAACTCAGCCTCAGCCTACTCAGCACCTGTCGTATCTCCGTACGAGACTCTTACGCGGCCTCGTCCAATCTTTTAAAACCCCTAGTGCGAAGCACTCCGCAAGAACATGCATCCGATGTATTGTCAAGTGAGGTGATGCAGGACGGATGCTCAAATGGGCTGGCATGGCATTCAGCAATCGCCATGTAGTGGTCATCGACTCCCCATAGCTGATGGTCTCACGCCAAGGGCCATAGTGACGATGAACGAAGCTTTTGGCGCTGGCTGTGTCTAGCCCAACCTACACGGTACTGGTATGTACGTGCAGTGCGCCTAAATGTAATGGTAGCCCGGAAACTCTATTCAGAATGCGCGTCCTCGTTTCGTCTGGAGAGCTAGATGAACAGGAGAAGGAGTAGAAATACCACAGGTGCCCTGGCCGTCTCTCACCCATCGCTTACCTTGCTGTCGGCCATTGTGTTGCAATGACCTTTCTTATTGACTCCGCGGACAAGCGAGTCCTCACAGGTGACGCCCCTCTCGATATtgcaccttctcctcctgctgGCGTAACGACACTCCCTCGGCTTTTCCAGCATCGCGCAACGACGCAACCCGACAGAATCGCTTTCTCTTGTCAAATCGACCAACAGCTGGAGCAGGTAACATATGGCGAAGCACACACCATTGCAGCATCTCTGGCTGTCCAGATCACTTCGCTCCATTCATGCAGACCCCGGTCACAGGCCCCTATTGTCGCCATCTGGTTTGAGAAAGGCCTGGATTTGATACTCAGCATACTTGCTACAACATACTCCGGTGCCACATGGCTGCCCCTCGATCCTGATGTGCCTGTCGAGCGCGTCGCCACATGCGCTCTCGATGCATCCGCATGCGCACTCATCTGTGACTCATTTCATCTTCAGCGTGCCCTCGAGGTGCAGCAACGAGTGGGAGACAGTCTGTCCGTTCGATCTTACGAAGAGTTGACGACACCAGCGGAGGACGCGACCTCAAAACTCCGTGGCCCACAACCGCACGACGCCGCATATCTGATATACACATCGGGAACGACGGGTACGCCCAAGGGCATTGCGATCCCGCATTCTGCTGCCCTGAccttctcgctcgctgaAAGAGAAGTTCTGCAGACCAGTCTCGATGATGTCGTTTGGAACGGCTTCAGTCCAGCATTTGACATGTTTATTGTGAGTCTGAACGCCGCTCCCAACTTGCCAATGCTGACCTGAAAGTAGGAAGAAATGTGGGTTACCATCGCTGGCGGCGGTCACCTAGCCATCGGCACGCGGGACGAATGCCGAGATGTGACAGGGCTGCCGGCCGTCTGGGAGAAACGTGGAGTCTCAGTCGTCAATGCTGTGCCCACACTGATCAGCATAATGCTGGTATCGCAAGGCAGTGGAGAATACTCTTTGTTGCCATCTTGTATCCGCCTCATCAACCTCGGCGGAGAGGCCTGTCCTCCAGCACTGGTTGACCGGCTCGCACGTCCTGGTCTTCGCATCGTCAACACCTACGGCCCGACCGAAACAACTGTAACATGTACGTGGGCGGAGCTTCAGCCCGGAATACCTGTGACCATCGGCAAACCGCTACCATCCTATCATGCCTGCTTTCTCCCAATATCTGAAGATGGCACAGCAGCATCCCTGGAgcctctcgagctcgaagctGGCGTCGAGGGCGAACTTGCAATAGGAGGACCATGTGTCGGTCTTGGCTACGTTGGTCGGGCTGAACTCACAGCACAAAAGTTCATCTCCCATCCTCTTTTCCCTGGAGAGCGGTTATACCGTACCGGAGATCGTGTCAGACTACAGCCGGATTCGAACATAGCCTTTCTCGGCCGCATCGATACACAAGTCAAATACCGTGGCTTCCGAATCGAGCTCGGAGAGATCGAGTCGACAATCTCCAGTCATCCCGACGTACAGGCTGCCGCCGTCATATTGGCAAATCCAGATACCGAAGCGGCTCAATTGGAAGCATTTGTCGTTCTGCAAAATGGCGCAAAAGCTCAAACGAGCTCAATCATCCAGCTGTGCTCGCAACGCTTACCTTCATACATGCGCTCTGACGAAGTCATCTTCATTCAAGCAAATGAAATTCCACGACTACCGAGTGGGAAAATCAATGCAAAAGCGCTGCACGAGCTGTCAGCCCGCCGAAAGGAAGCTGCATCAGCAGAAGTCGAACCAGAAGTCATCGTAGACTATGACCAGAGCACACCGCTAGGCATCTTCTTGACGAACTCGAGCATTCTGTTTCCGCAGGCGGGACCGATTGATGCCCAAGCTGATTTTTTCGACGACCTGGGCGGACATTCTCTGCTGGCAGCAATGTTAGTCTCGCGCTTGCGTAAGGCATGTACAGAGGTCGAGGGCTTCATGCCATTCGCATCGATCGGCTTACCGGATATTTACGAGGGTCGCACCCCGGCCAAGATCGCCGCCCGCTTCGAGAAAGCATGCGAGGATGCGAGTAGCAGTATGATGGCAGGAAGCGATCCAGGCGACCATGCAGGCACTGGGGCAAAGACTGGACCGCACATGCCGATCTCGCACACGAAATTTGTCCTTTGTGGTCTGGCTCAACTCCTGCCGCTACTGTTTCTGTTCTTCACCGCATCGATCGAGATCCTGGTTCCGTATTTGACGTTTGACTATCTCGTCCTGAGAGGATACGTCCACTGGGGTATTCTTGCTGCGTACGGCGTTTATGTCGCCATTCCACCATGTTTGACTCTGTTGGCTGTCGTAGGGAAATGGCTTGTCCTTGGTAGggcaagagaaggagaataccCACTCTACAGCTGGTATTACTTCCGTTGGTGGACAGCCGAACGCCTCGTCGGTTTGATCAATACCAAGATCCTGGCTGATAGCGCAATGTATCCTTTTGTGTTTCGAGCTCTCGGTGCTAGAGTCGGCCAACACTGCCACCTGGGCGCCATTGCTATCGGCGCTGCCTGCGATCTAGTGGAAATTGGAGACGATGTGGTCATTGGTGCCGATGTTGTTCTAGCAGTCAGCGTGGTGGAAAGAGGAATGCTCGTCCTGAAAAAGATCTCGATTGCCAGCGACGCCATCGTCGGATCCAACTCGGTTATCGAAGGAGGTGCCACGATCGGAGAGGCCGGGGAGCTGGGCGCACTCTCGATGCTTCCTGATGGCATGCACGTACCATCTTTTCAACGCTTCCACGGATCTCCCGCACGACTGGAAAGACAAGTGAAAGAGGCAGACGCTGCTCTCGGAAGATCGACTCGGCCATCCTCGGTTCGTGCAGCCGCGATGCTCCTGGGCAACATGATCGTCGCAGGCCTGGTCTTGCCTCTGCTGTAT
Proteins encoded:
- a CDS encoding uncharacterized protein (SMCOG1003:sensor histidine kinase~antiSMASH:Cluster_9); translation: MPAPPACGTAKQRKRIEARREREFYTYYDSVLAHVGVQPQFCDLNEPQAAADHVPSASCDTTLTSFTQLAALRLAAKRSMLFFFDAAFAYVIAESTRTLSLADDAVHAPEDALWLGFSRIPRGLSVCEVTVDLPSNQGSNAQEPGTAAVAHIINNLAEDTRFCNQPYVHNGPKARFYAGVPITTARGINIGALCVLDDRPRDGLDASQVDFLRSMATSVMSHLELVKAKQDNQRSHNMTSALGAFMDGTSEPADWWHRGARHPASHPNAHLRQQIDARSGVHGDPPSKNGPRASRRGETVVRQDPPNDESSSDGLATFGKSLVVNGLPARIAATMARAAGLLQTALTADAVIFLDVISRVGSISGAPGLARNGTETDTSHTSDVADAAHQGNQKSQNALASQAVPSHSAVLGAAFSHTGDANTKDEKSRAQVNFPDQVLRGLLRRYPYGQIWHFNADGDASDDEGYSSEELSSITSTTESAESDIGTGQTPAGKRAAKKLRARVKSGRIIQEIFPGVRSFMIIGIWRPAEERWFGAAVVLSYSPTRIFSYSSELSYMAAFCDVVLAQVASLEAQELGRSKKEFISSISHELRSPLHGILGSSEYLLEQEEDPTKLEMARSVNSCGTTLLDIINDLLEYSGLNQKTAKRKKSPHAQAMDKTSATAPTVMVSTLTEDAVDIAYLSFEHQNTGYHGLTDQVGNGPPVLILNIEAAESSEWLFPMPNAQWKRICLNLVTNALKYTPKGYVSVTLRKDCQSEAAEDHKRYITLIVEDSGIGMSQEFQDRDLFSAFRQEDSLAPGTGLGLNLVANIVKSMDGTVRVQSEAGVGTTVTVSIPFVHCTPTPLPESRPGSPPLSRHFWTVDFVGFDARGADADVQSPEAEANIRFLQSLRHYCSELGLDVQSVGDAHGHRSTFNIVWQPALDFAYPAYSAGSRSHPLSGSRLQTPAIVMCKSRTSAIQLQSSRSAIALPDEMSFLWPPISSAKLSTAISTLIMSSAGTQQEPMFSGHSGTRSNSIQIDPLPEHSRTRAHTSGSLSSDHAQENAGEPQGSADPKPFPEQGRMLAQRPQLTRSGSEPTTTSTSTTALTGNLRASFPIPQRPHHHVAPVATSGLTNISLLLVDDNAINLRILEAFAKKGGHAYRKAYNGQEAVDLYRNAAITGPGESRKGTSTSASDPQGDMTTMRKPEIILMDINMPIMDGFEATRAIRNFEQSAKVPRAAIIAVTGLGDTNAQDEAFACGMDVFLTKPLRMKDLLEVFASLDL
- a CDS encoding uncharacterized protein (SMCOG1002:AMP-dependent synthetase and ligase~antiSMASH:Cluster_9); translated protein: MTFLIDSADKRVLTGDAPLDIAPSPPAGVTTLPRLFQHRATTQPDRIAFSCQIDQQLEQVTYGEAHTIAASLAVQITSLHSCRPRSQAPIVAIWFEKGLDLILSILATTYSGATWLPLDPDVPVERVATCALDASACALICDSFHLQRALEVQQRVGDSLSVRSYEELTTPAEDATSKLRGPQPHDAAYLIYTSGTTGTPKGIAIPHSAALTFSLAEREVLQTSLDDVVWNGFSPAFDMFIEEMWVTIAGGGHLAIGTRDECRDVTGLPAVWEKRGVSVVNAVPTLISIMLVSQGSGEYSLLPSCIRLINLGGEACPPALVDRLARPGLRIVNTYGPTETTVTCTWAELQPGIPVTIGKPLPSYHACFLPISEDGTAASLEPLELEAGVEGELAIGGPCVGLGYVGRAELTAQKFISHPLFPGERLYRTGDRVRLQPDSNIAFLGRIDTQVKYRGFRIELGEIESTISSHPDVQAAAVILANPDTEAAQLEAFVVLQNGAKAQTSSIIQLCSQRLPSYMRSDEVIFIQANEIPRLPSGKINAKALHELSARRKEAASAEVEPEVIVDYDQSTPLGIFLTNSSILFPQAGPIDAQADFFDDLGGHSLLAAMLVSRLRKACTEVEGFMPFASIGLPDIYEGRTPAKIAARFEKACEDASSSMMAGSDPGDHAGTGAKTGPHMPISHTKFVLCGLAQLLPLLFLFFTASIEILVPYLTFDYLVLRGYVHWGILAAYGVYVAIPPCLTLLAVVGKWLVLGRAREGEYPLYSWYYFRWWTAERLVGLINTKILADSAMYPFVFRALGARVGQHCHLGAIAIGAACDLVEIGDDVVIGADVVLAVSVVERGMLVLKKISIASDAIVGSNSVIEGGATIGEAGELGALSMLPDGMHVPSFQRFHGSPARLERQVKEADAALGRSTRPSSVRAAAMLLGNMIVAGLVLPLLYLVPQIPGLLLFDLLDLRSLGAWVQVAALSIPVTLAYQCLVFAQFIILRRIFLGRLREGTYRIHSSWYLRKWFIDRLMDLALNILHPVFATLYIVPFLRILGVKIGRRSEISTARGLSFELLEIGDEAFVADSVLMGDTEVRGNKLTLKKTKLESRAFAGNASLLPQGTTLASDTLVGVLSIAPPADAPLKSGTSCFGTPPVRMPARQKAEGHDDNLLFSPSKGRIAARLTIEGLRIIAPRALIVFGLGFSLRLAYAGYHLIGAVHTLLMLPLFYFAFFALPSLLFVALLKWILIGRYHDAEWPLWSLNVWLSEAVTSTWETVTEPLLASLLVGTPYLAWCFRLMGVKIGSRVTLLNSDITEYDCVSIGDEAMVGEHCGAQTHLFEDRVMKVGHVSIGALAREYSVGGSSSGSKSSEAKG